A genomic window from Oceanobacillus timonensis includes:
- the lepB gene encoding signal peptidase I: MTEKEQKEQTKKKNEWLDWIKALLLAFGFVFLVRMFLFAPIVVEGPSMLPTLHDRDQMIVNKITYTLGEPDRFDIVVFHAPEQNDFIKRVVGLPGEHVAVRDNVLYIDGEPVDQPFLSDQVFTNDFELEDLEEGYEVVPEDSVFVLGDNRSNSTDSRIIGVVPMDEVVGKADLVYWPLNRIHFSE, encoded by the coding sequence ATGACAGAGAAAGAACAGAAAGAACAAACTAAGAAAAAAAATGAATGGCTGGACTGGATTAAAGCACTGTTGCTTGCTTTTGGCTTTGTGTTTCTGGTACGGATGTTTTTATTTGCTCCTATCGTTGTAGAAGGCCCCTCGATGTTGCCGACCTTACACGATCGTGATCAAATGATTGTCAATAAGATTACGTATACACTTGGAGAACCAGATCGTTTTGATATTGTTGTTTTCCATGCTCCTGAGCAAAATGACTTTATTAAGCGGGTTGTAGGGCTTCCTGGAGAGCATGTAGCAGTAAGAGATAATGTGCTGTATATAGATGGCGAACCAGTAGATCAGCCTTTTTTAAGTGACCAGGTCTTTACAAATGATTTTGAACTGGAAGATTTAGAAGAAGGATACGAGGTTGTTCCTGAGGATTCTGTATTTGTGTTAGGTGATAACCGTAGTAATTCAACGGACAGCCGGATTATTGGGGTAGTGCCGATGGATGAAGTTGTTGGAAAAGCAGATCTTGTCTACTGGCCATTGAATCGTATTCATTTTAGTGAATAA
- the ylqF gene encoding ribosome biogenesis GTPase YlqF — protein MPIQWFPGHMAKARREVQEQLKLVDFVIELVDARVPYSSQNPMLQEVLGQKPKLVLMMKKDLADPAQTAAWIESYQEKGVQAAAVDVNQKSDIQQVVQLAKAMAQEKMDKLQKKGIKPRPARAMIVGIPNVGKSTLINRLASKKVAKTGDRPGITKQQLWIKIKKDFELLDTPGILWPKFEEEVVGYRLAAIGTIKDQLLPLQDITAFVIRFLFEEYPNRLPERYDIEDSTDMVELFEGIGRKRGALESGGHVNFDKVSDIVLQDLRTGKLGKFTLEQP, from the coding sequence ATGCCTATTCAATGGTTTCCCGGTCATATGGCTAAAGCCAGGAGAGAAGTACAGGAACAATTAAAGCTCGTTGATTTTGTGATTGAATTAGTGGATGCGAGAGTGCCATATTCTTCACAAAATCCGATGTTGCAAGAGGTCTTGGGACAAAAGCCGAAACTTGTTCTGATGATGAAAAAAGATTTAGCTGATCCTGCTCAAACAGCTGCATGGATTGAAAGCTATCAGGAAAAAGGTGTACAAGCCGCTGCGGTGGATGTGAACCAAAAAAGTGATATACAGCAAGTTGTCCAGCTTGCAAAGGCTATGGCACAAGAGAAAATGGATAAACTCCAAAAAAAGGGAATTAAACCCAGACCTGCAAGAGCAATGATTGTTGGTATTCCAAACGTAGGGAAATCGACATTAATTAACCGGCTTGCCAGTAAAAAGGTTGCGAAGACAGGAGACCGTCCTGGAATTACCAAGCAGCAACTGTGGATTAAGATAAAGAAAGACTTTGAATTGCTTGATACACCGGGTATTTTATGGCCGAAATTTGAAGAAGAGGTTGTAGGGTACCGACTTGCTGCAATCGGAACAATAAAAGATCAGCTCCTTCCGTTACAAGATATTACTGCCTTTGTTATCCGTTTTTTATTTGAAGAATATCCGAATCGTTTACCGGAACGTTATGATATAGAAGACAGCACGGATATGGTGGAACTATTTGAAGGCATAGGGAGAAAAAGAGGCGCATTAGAAAGCGGCGGACATGTGAATTTTGATAAAGTTTCCGATATTGTTCTTCAGGATTTACGTACTGGAAAATTAGGCAAATTCACATTGGAACAGCCATAG